From the genome of Candidatus Methylomirabilota bacterium, one region includes:
- a CDS encoding glucoamylase family protein, producing MTLFGSDPIRGELLSAERLEQLAASIARHRVADGETAGAALLARVKDNGRVLLRCYRALASVINEERATMPAAEWLVDNFYIVEDVLNEVRTDLPPGFYRELPILTEGPLRGAPRAVGLAWAYIEHTDSRFESASTQRFVTAFQKVEPLLIREIWAVPIALRLILLENLRRLSEEIVNARAARMEADRLADTLLGQGGRPGDPHAFERVGDEVLTAAFAVQLAQRLRDQDPATTPALAWLESRLAGAGTTAEELVRAEHQRHGAANVTVRNVITSLRVMANFDWREFFESVSLVDRLLRAESDFGAMDFTTRDRYRKAIEDLARGSGRSELEVVRTALTLVRAHAPGVEDPGYYLISRGRGRLEEAVGYRVRLRQHLVRAYVSSATWSYLGSIAIVTAFFLCLPLLYTQEQGIATALMVALAVFAVFPASDVAIALVNRAVVEVFPPRPLPRLALAGGIPKRWKSLVAVPTLLSSEAQIAEQVRRLGIHYLANVDGHLCFALLSDWTDADAASVPGDDALLAAARAGIDDLNRQHGPNADGEPRFYLFHRKRVWSESERRWIGWERKRGKLHELNQLLRGAAETTYLAGPAPAGVKFVITLDADTQLPRGAATKLVGALAHPLNRPRLDSRQQRVVEGYGILQPRIAPTMSAERESSFFQRISSGPAGIDPYASAVSDVYQDLFGEGSYTGKGIYDVDAFESALAGRAPEGALLSHDLFEGVFVRVGLVTDIELFEEFPARYEVAASRQHRWARGDWQLLPWLLRGTARGRDGRTRIPAIGRWKMLDNLRRSLSAPGAYMTLLLAWLLPGGAPEVWTKLVLFSLALPALVPVTTDVMPKRPGISKRVYLRSLVGNLALAGAHIALALILLAHQAWLMGDAMLRTLWRLVSRRRLLEWVSAAQVKARSSLDLTDVYARMWGAVALAVAAMVVAALAPGHAWSIAFPFIALWLLSPAVARWLSMPPRAHPAEELRREERDVLRVVARRSWRFFEAFVGAEDHWLPPDNFQEDPRPVVAHRTSPTNVGLYLLSSTAARDLGWIGTLDFDDRLAATLATLEKLERFRGHLYNWYDTSTLRPLEPRYVSTVDSGNFAAHLGVVAVALRERAHRPLVDRRVGRGIDDALVVLQDTLQRSAAQPDALQMAVVELRTALVSEPATVPAWAVRLRELASGAARLAELAAPRAGEVTVWVEALQASIASHRRDLDALAPWAEPLDEVMAALPPDVVAGLPAVARLLGTALTLGALPAEAAAASREIRDLLEGGGAPSLDRGRLLKVIDALDRAALAATAEGERREAAAATVLALADGMEFTFLFDASRHLFAIGYRVADGTLDEGRYDLLASEARLTSFLCVARGEVPPVHWFRLGRPMTPIELGSALVSWSGSMFEYLMPAIVMHAPEGSLLDQSCRLAVKRQIAYGASNSVPWGISESAYNVRDLNLTYQYSSFGVPGLGLERGLGEDLVIAPYATALAAMVDAPSAARNFVELARFGGCGDHGYYEALDFTRSRLPEGAKVAVVRCYMAHHQGMSLTALANVLLDGLLRRRFHGEPVMEATELLLHERVPRDIPVTRPRGEEVRSPAHAREPVVPIARRFTSPAEPLPRTHLLSNGRYVVMITAAGAGYSLCGPVAVTRWREDRTRDAWGSFVFLRDARSGDVWSAGYQPAGVEPDTYQATFLEDRAEFRRRDGTIMSSLEVLVSPEDDAEIRRVSLINLGTEPREVDVTSYAELVLAPPRADAAHPVFSNLFVQTEAVAELDTLLASRAARSPEDDPVWAAHVMVVQGTSVGGSQYETDRSRFLGRGRGIRTPMSMIEGRPLSNSTGAVLDPIFSLRRRVRLAPGGSARVVFATMLATSRSAVLLMADKYRDPATFERIATLAWTQAQVQLHHLGIDTDEAHLFQQLANRILYTDMRMRGPAAVVARNMLGPAGLWKHRISGDLPIVLVRIDEMEDRGIVRQLLRAHEYWRMKGLAVDLVIVNEKPSSYLQDLQNALEGLVRTGRPTLSATREGSVFVLRGDLLSGEERDCLTAAARVILLSRQGTLAEQVARAEPPATERRRERRLAPVRQDAPDPLPPRPPWEFDNGLGGFVDDGREYMVALGEGQWTPAPWINVIANERLGFQVSESGAGFTWAENSRENQLTPWSNDPVSDTPGETLYIRDDESGHLWGPTVLPIREEAWPYHCRHGQGYSRFTHRAHGIELDLIQYVPLEDPVKISRLRVVNRSSRPRRLTVTAYAEWVLGASRATTAPFVVTSLCPRTGALLARNAWTIDFPGRVAFFDLAGRQTAWSGDRTEVLGRNGTPDHPDALERGQPLSGHVGPGLDPCGALQVSLSLEAGAETEVVVFLGQGRSEEEAQTLVERYRAIDLEAALEAVKTRWDDLLAAVQVKTPDRSLDLMLNRWLLYQALACRVWARAGFYQAGGAYGFRDQLQDVMALTVAARDIARGHLLRAAARQFREGDVQHWWHPPSGRGVRTRISDDLLWLPYVAAHYIAVTGDGGVLDAEAPFLEGAVLNDDQLESYFEPTISKEVASLFEHSARAIDRSLGVGPHGLPLMGTGDWNDGMNRVGPKGKGESVWLGWFLFATLEQWAPLAEARGEHARAERWRVHAAALRAALDSQAWDGDWYRRAYFDDGTPLGSAENPECRIDSIAQSWAVLSGAADRTRAARAMGAVEEYLVHREQALVLLFTPPFVRPRRDPGYIRAYPPGIRENGGQYTHGAIWAIMAFAALGDGDRVGELFSILNPVNHASTRAGLYRYRVEPYVIAADVYAEAPHIGRGGWTWYTGSAGWMYRAGIEWMLGFRLRGAALFIDPCIPRIWAGFSLHFRYHASRYEITVENPKGVTRGVERVEVDGARMELGPEGLPLLDDGATHRVRVWMG from the coding sequence ATGACATTGTTCGGCTCGGATCCCATCCGCGGCGAGCTCCTGAGCGCCGAGCGCCTCGAGCAGCTCGCGGCGTCGATCGCCCGCCATCGCGTCGCGGACGGCGAGACGGCGGGCGCCGCGCTCCTCGCGCGCGTGAAGGACAACGGCCGCGTCCTCCTCCGCTGCTACCGCGCGCTCGCCTCCGTGATCAACGAAGAGCGCGCGACCATGCCCGCCGCGGAGTGGCTGGTCGACAACTTCTACATCGTCGAGGACGTCCTCAATGAGGTCCGTACGGATCTCCCGCCCGGCTTCTACCGGGAGTTGCCTATCCTCACGGAAGGGCCGCTCCGCGGCGCGCCGCGCGCGGTGGGGCTCGCGTGGGCCTACATCGAGCACACCGACAGCCGCTTCGAGTCGGCGTCCACCCAGCGCTTCGTGACGGCGTTCCAGAAGGTAGAGCCGCTCCTGATCCGCGAGATCTGGGCGGTCCCGATCGCGCTCCGCCTCATCCTGCTCGAGAACCTGCGGCGGCTCTCCGAGGAGATCGTGAACGCGCGGGCAGCACGGATGGAGGCCGACCGCCTCGCCGACACCCTGCTCGGGCAGGGCGGCCGGCCCGGCGATCCGCACGCCTTCGAGCGCGTGGGCGACGAGGTGCTGACCGCCGCCTTCGCGGTGCAGCTCGCCCAGCGTCTTCGCGACCAGGATCCCGCCACCACGCCCGCGCTCGCCTGGCTCGAGTCGCGGCTCGCGGGCGCCGGGACCACCGCCGAGGAGCTGGTGCGCGCCGAGCATCAACGCCACGGCGCCGCGAACGTGACGGTCCGAAACGTCATCACCAGCCTCCGCGTGATGGCGAACTTCGACTGGCGGGAATTCTTCGAGAGCGTCAGCCTGGTCGATCGCCTCCTGCGCGCGGAGAGCGACTTCGGCGCGATGGACTTCACCACCCGCGACCGCTACCGCAAGGCGATCGAGGACCTCGCGCGCGGGTCCGGGCGCAGCGAGCTCGAGGTGGTGCGTACGGCGCTGACCCTGGTCCGCGCGCACGCGCCCGGGGTGGAGGATCCCGGCTACTACCTGATCTCCCGCGGCCGCGGCCGGCTCGAGGAGGCCGTCGGCTATCGCGTGCGGCTGCGCCAGCATCTCGTCCGCGCCTACGTGAGCTCGGCGACCTGGAGCTATCTGGGCAGCATCGCCATCGTCACGGCGTTCTTTCTCTGTCTGCCCCTCCTCTACACGCAGGAGCAGGGCATTGCCACCGCCCTCATGGTGGCGCTGGCGGTGTTCGCGGTGTTCCCGGCTTCCGATGTCGCCATCGCCCTCGTGAATCGGGCGGTCGTGGAAGTCTTCCCCCCGCGCCCGTTGCCGCGGCTCGCCCTCGCCGGCGGCATTCCGAAGCGCTGGAAGTCCCTGGTGGCGGTCCCCACGCTGCTCAGCAGCGAGGCGCAGATCGCCGAGCAGGTGCGCCGTCTCGGCATCCACTACCTCGCCAACGTCGACGGCCATCTCTGCTTCGCGCTCCTCTCGGACTGGACGGACGCCGACGCCGCCTCGGTGCCCGGCGACGACGCGCTCCTCGCCGCCGCGCGAGCCGGCATCGACGATCTCAATCGCCAGCACGGGCCCAACGCCGACGGCGAGCCCCGTTTCTACCTCTTCCACCGCAAGCGCGTGTGGAGCGAGAGCGAGCGCCGGTGGATCGGTTGGGAGCGCAAGCGCGGCAAGCTCCACGAGCTCAATCAGCTGCTGCGCGGCGCCGCGGAGACCACGTATCTCGCGGGGCCCGCCCCCGCGGGGGTCAAGTTCGTGATCACCCTCGACGCCGACACCCAGCTCCCGCGCGGCGCGGCGACGAAGCTGGTGGGCGCGCTCGCCCACCCCTTGAATCGCCCGCGTCTGGATTCGCGGCAGCAGCGCGTGGTGGAGGGTTACGGGATCCTCCAGCCGCGCATCGCGCCTACCATGTCGGCGGAGCGCGAGAGCTCCTTCTTCCAGCGGATCTCGTCCGGTCCGGCGGGCATCGATCCCTACGCCTCCGCGGTGTCCGACGTGTACCAGGACCTCTTCGGCGAGGGCTCGTACACCGGCAAGGGCATCTACGACGTGGACGCCTTCGAGAGCGCGCTGGCCGGGCGGGCGCCCGAGGGCGCGCTGCTGAGCCACGACCTCTTCGAGGGCGTGTTCGTCCGGGTCGGGCTCGTCACCGACATCGAGTTATTCGAGGAGTTTCCCGCCCGTTACGAGGTGGCGGCGTCCCGGCAGCACCGGTGGGCGCGCGGTGACTGGCAGCTCCTGCCCTGGCTGCTGCGCGGCACCGCGCGCGGTCGCGATGGCCGCACGCGCATCCCGGCCATCGGCCGGTGGAAGATGCTGGACAACCTGCGGCGCTCGCTCTCCGCACCCGGCGCCTACATGACCCTGCTCCTCGCGTGGCTCTTGCCCGGCGGCGCGCCCGAGGTGTGGACCAAGCTCGTGCTGTTCTCGCTCGCGCTGCCCGCGCTGGTGCCGGTGACCACCGACGTGATGCCCAAGCGCCCCGGCATCTCCAAGCGCGTCTACCTGCGCTCGCTGGTGGGTAACCTCGCCCTCGCCGGCGCGCACATCGCCCTCGCCCTCATCCTCCTGGCGCATCAGGCCTGGCTGATGGGCGACGCGATGCTGCGCACGCTCTGGCGTCTCGTGTCGCGGCGGCGGCTGCTCGAGTGGGTGTCCGCCGCGCAGGTGAAGGCGCGCTCGAGCCTCGATCTCACGGACGTGTATGCGCGCATGTGGGGGGCGGTGGCCCTCGCCGTGGCGGCGATGGTGGTGGCGGCGCTGGCGCCCGGTCACGCATGGTCCATCGCATTCCCCTTCATCGCGCTCTGGCTGCTCTCGCCCGCGGTGGCGCGGTGGCTGAGCATGCCGCCGCGGGCGCATCCCGCGGAGGAGCTCCGTCGCGAGGAGCGGGACGTCCTGCGCGTGGTGGCGCGGAGGAGCTGGCGCTTCTTCGAGGCCTTCGTGGGCGCGGAGGATCACTGGCTGCCGCCGGACAATTTCCAGGAGGATCCGCGTCCGGTCGTCGCCCATCGGACCTCGCCGACCAATGTGGGTCTCTACCTCCTCTCGTCGACGGCTGCGCGGGATCTCGGCTGGATCGGCACGCTCGACTTCGACGACCGGCTCGCCGCCACCCTCGCCACGCTCGAGAAGCTCGAGCGCTTCCGCGGCCACCTCTACAACTGGTACGACACCAGCACCTTGCGCCCCCTCGAGCCGCGCTACGTGTCGACGGTGGACAGCGGGAACTTCGCCGCCCATCTCGGCGTGGTGGCGGTGGCCCTCCGGGAGCGGGCGCACCGTCCGCTCGTCGATCGCCGCGTGGGGCGGGGCATCGACGACGCGCTGGTGGTGCTCCAGGACACGCTCCAGCGGAGCGCCGCCCAGCCGGACGCGCTGCAGATGGCGGTCGTGGAGCTCCGCACCGCGCTCGTCTCCGAGCCCGCGACCGTGCCCGCGTGGGCCGTGCGCCTGCGCGAGCTCGCCTCCGGCGCGGCCCGGCTCGCCGAGCTGGCCGCCCCGCGTGCGGGCGAGGTCACGGTGTGGGTCGAGGCGCTGCAGGCGAGCATCGCCAGCCATCGCCGCGACCTCGACGCGCTGGCGCCCTGGGCGGAGCCGCTCGACGAGGTGATGGCGGCGCTGCCGCCGGACGTCGTGGCGGGGCTGCCCGCGGTCGCGCGCTTGCTCGGGACCGCGCTCACCCTGGGCGCGCTGCCCGCCGAGGCCGCCGCCGCGTCACGGGAGATCCGGGACCTGCTCGAGGGCGGCGGCGCCCCCTCGCTCGACCGCGGGCGCCTGCTCAAGGTGATCGACGCGCTCGATCGGGCGGCGCTCGCCGCGACGGCCGAGGGCGAGCGGCGCGAGGCGGCGGCGGCGACCGTCCTCGCCCTCGCGGACGGGATGGAGTTCACGTTCCTCTTCGATGCGAGCCGGCACCTCTTCGCCATCGGCTATCGCGTAGCGGACGGAACGCTCGACGAAGGGCGCTACGACCTGCTCGCCTCCGAGGCCCGGCTCACCAGCTTCCTCTGCGTGGCGCGCGGCGAGGTCCCGCCCGTGCACTGGTTCCGGCTCGGCCGGCCGATGACGCCCATCGAGCTGGGCAGCGCGCTGGTGTCGTGGTCCGGCTCGATGTTCGAGTACTTGATGCCCGCCATCGTCATGCACGCGCCGGAAGGCAGCCTGCTCGACCAGTCGTGCCGGCTCGCGGTGAAGCGCCAGATCGCCTACGGCGCCTCGAACAGCGTGCCGTGGGGCATCTCCGAGTCCGCCTACAACGTGCGCGACCTCAACCTTACCTACCAGTACTCGAGCTTCGGCGTGCCCGGCCTGGGCCTCGAGCGAGGCCTCGGCGAGGATCTCGTGATCGCGCCCTACGCCACCGCCCTCGCCGCGATGGTGGACGCCCCGTCGGCGGCACGGAACTTCGTGGAGCTCGCGCGCTTCGGCGGGTGCGGGGACCACGGCTACTACGAGGCCCTCGACTTCACGCGCTCGCGCCTCCCCGAAGGCGCCAAGGTGGCGGTGGTGCGCTGCTACATGGCGCATCACCAGGGCATGTCGCTGACCGCCCTCGCCAACGTGCTGCTGGACGGCCTGCTCCGCCGGCGCTTCCATGGCGAGCCCGTGATGGAGGCGACCGAGCTCCTCCTCCATGAGCGGGTGCCGCGCGACATCCCGGTCACCCGGCCTCGCGGCGAGGAGGTGCGGTCCCCCGCCCATGCCCGCGAGCCGGTGGTGCCCATCGCCCGCCGCTTCACGTCACCCGCGGAGCCGCTGCCGCGCACGCACCTCCTCTCGAACGGCCGCTACGTGGTGATGATCACGGCGGCCGGAGCCGGCTACAGCCTGTGCGGTCCCGTCGCGGTCACGCGCTGGCGCGAAGACCGGACGCGGGACGCGTGGGGCTCGTTCGTCTTCCTCCGGGACGCCCGGAGCGGCGACGTCTGGTCGGCCGGCTATCAGCCCGCCGGCGTGGAGCCCGACACCTATCAGGCCACCTTCCTGGAAGACCGCGCGGAGTTCCGCCGGCGCGACGGCACCATCATGTCCTCGCTCGAGGTGCTGGTCTCGCCGGAGGACGACGCCGAGATCCGCCGCGTCTCCCTGATCAACCTGGGGACCGAGCCCCGGGAGGTCGACGTGACCTCCTACGCCGAGCTGGTGCTCGCTCCGCCCCGGGCGGACGCCGCCCATCCCGTGTTCTCGAACCTCTTCGTGCAGACCGAGGCGGTGGCGGAGCTGGACACGCTGCTCGCCAGCCGCGCGGCCCGGTCGCCCGAGGACGATCCGGTATGGGCGGCGCACGTGATGGTCGTGCAGGGGACGAGCGTGGGAGGCTCCCAGTACGAGACCGACCGCTCGCGCTTCCTCGGGCGCGGGCGCGGGATCCGCACGCCGATGTCCATGATCGAGGGCCGGCCGCTGTCGAACAGCACCGGCGCGGTGCTGGATCCCATCTTCAGCCTGCGCCGCCGCGTGCGCCTGGCTCCAGGTGGCAGCGCGCGGGTGGTGTTCGCCACCATGCTCGCCACGTCGCGGTCCGCCGTGCTCCTCATGGCCGACAAGTACCGCGACCCGGCCACGTTCGAGCGCATCGCCACGCTGGCATGGACGCAGGCCCAGGTGCAGCTCCATCACCTGGGTATCGACACCGACGAGGCCCATCTCTTCCAGCAGCTCGCCAACCGCATCCTCTACACGGACATGCGGATGCGCGGTCCCGCCGCCGTGGTCGCGCGGAACATGCTGGGGCCCGCCGGCCTCTGGAAGCACCGGATCTCGGGTGATCTGCCCATCGTGCTGGTGCGGATCGACGAGATGGAAGACCGCGGGATCGTGCGCCAGCTCCTGCGCGCGCACGAGTACTGGCGCATGAAGGGCCTCGCGGTAGACCTCGTCATCGTCAACGAGAAGCCGTCCTCCTACCTTCAGGATTTGCAGAACGCGTTGGAGGGACTGGTGCGCACCGGGCGTCCGACCCTGAGCGCGACCCGCGAGGGCTCGGTGTTCGTGCTGCGCGGCGATCTCCTGTCCGGGGAGGAGCGCGACTGTCTCACCGCGGCGGCGCGCGTGATCCTGCTGAGCCGGCAGGGGACGCTCGCCGAGCAGGTCGCGCGGGCGGAGCCCCCGGCGACGGAGCGGCGGCGCGAGCGCCGACTCGCCCCCGTGCGGCAGGATGCGCCGGACCCGCTGCCGCCGCGCCCGCCGTGGGAGTTCGACAACGGGCTGGGCGGCTTCGTGGACGACGGTCGCGAGTACATGGTCGCCCTCGGCGAGGGCCAGTGGACGCCCGCGCCCTGGATCAACGTGATCGCCAACGAGCGGCTGGGCTTCCAGGTCTCCGAGTCCGGCGCGGGCTTCACGTGGGCCGAGAACAGCCGCGAGAACCAGCTCACGCCGTGGTCCAACGATCCGGTGAGCGACACGCCGGGCGAGACCCTCTACATTCGCGACGACGAGAGCGGGCACCTCTGGGGCCCCACCGTGCTGCCGATCCGCGAGGAGGCGTGGCCCTATCACTGCCGGCACGGCCAGGGCTACAGCCGCTTCACCCATCGCGCCCATGGCATCGAGCTGGACCTCATCCAGTACGTGCCCCTCGAGGATCCCGTGAAGATCTCGCGTCTACGCGTCGTGAACCGGTCGTCGCGCCCGCGCCGGCTCACCGTGACCGCCTATGCAGAGTGGGTGCTGGGCGCCTCGCGGGCCACCACCGCGCCCTTCGTGGTCACCTCGCTGTGCCCGCGCACCGGCGCCCTGCTGGCACGCAACGCGTGGACCATCGACTTCCCGGGCCGGGTTGCCTTCTTCGACCTGGCGGGCCGCCAAACGGCCTGGAGCGGCGACCGGACGGAGGTCCTCGGACGGAACGGCACCCCCGACCATCCCGACGCCCTCGAGCGCGGCCAGCCGCTGTCGGGCCACGTCGGCCCCGGGCTCGACCCGTGCGGCGCGCTGCAGGTGAGCCTGAGCCTCGAGGCGGGCGCGGAGACCGAGGTGGTGGTCTTCCTGGGCCAGGGGCGGTCCGAAGAGGAAGCGCAGACGCTGGTCGAGCGCTACCGTGCGATCGACCTCGAGGCGGCGCTGGAGGCGGTCAAGACCCGGTGGGACGACCTCCTCGCCGCGGTGCAGGTGAAGACGCCCGACCGGTCGCTGGATCTCATGCTCAACCGCTGGCTGCTCTACCAGGCGCTGGCCTGCCGTGTGTGGGCGCGGGCCGGCTTCTACCAGGCGGGCGGGGCTTACGGGTTCCGGGATCAGCTTCAGGACGTGATGGCGCTGACGGTGGCCGCACGCGACATCGCCCGAGGCCATCTGCTCCGGGCCGCCGCCCGCCAGTTCCGCGAGGGCGACGTCCAGCACTGGTGGCACCCGCCGTCCGGGCGGGGCGTGCGCACGCGGATCTCGGACGACCTCCTGTGGCTCCCGTACGTCGCTGCCCATTACATCGCGGTCACCGGCGACGGCGGGGTGCTTGACGCGGAGGCCCCGTTCCTCGAGGGCGCGGTCCTGAACGACGACCAGCTGGAGAGCTATTTCGAGCCCACCATCTCCAAGGAGGTCGCCAGCCTCTTCGAGCACAGCGCCCGCGCCATCGACCGGAGCCTCGGCGTCGGGCCGCATGGCCTCCCCCTCATGGGCACGGGCGACTGGAACGACGGGATGAACCGCGTCGGCCCCAAGGGCAAGGGTGAGAGCGTCTGGCTCGGCTGGTTCCTCTTCGCCACGCTCGAGCAGTGGGCGCCCCTCGCCGAGGCGCGCGGGGAGCACGCCCGCGCCGAGCGGTGGCGCGTGCACGCCGCCGCCCTTCGCGCGGCGCTCGACTCGCAGGCCTGGGACGGCGACTGGTACCGGCGCGCCTATTTCGACGACGGCACCCCGCTCGGCTCGGCTGAGAACCCGGAGTGTCGCATCGACTCGATCGCTCAGTCCTGGGCCGTGCTCTCCGGGGCGGCCGACCGCACTCGGGCCGCGCGGGCGATGGGCGCCGTCGAGGAGTATCTGGTGCATCGCGAGCAGGCCCTCGTGCTCCTGTTCACGCCACCGTTCGTCCGTCCCCGGCGGGATCCCGGCTACATCCGGGCGTATCCGCCCGGAATCCGTGAGAACGGCGGCCAGTATACCCATGGCGCCATCTGGGCCATCATGGCCTTCGCGGCCCTCGGCGACGGCGATCGGGTGGGGGAGCTCTTCTCCATCCTGAACCCCGTGAACCATGCGAGCACGCGCGCCGGCCTCTACCGGTATCGCGTGGAGCCCTACGTGATCGCGGCCGACGTCTACGCCGAGGCGCCGCACATCGGGCGTGGCGGCTGGACCTGGTATACGGGCTCGGCAGGCTGGATGTATCGGGCAGGAATCGAGTGGATGCTCGGGTTCAGGCTCCGCGGCGCCGCGCTCTTCATCGATCCCTGCATCCCCCGCATCTGGGCCGGCTTCTCCCTGCATTTCCGCTACCACGCTTCTCGCTACGAGATCACGGTGGAGAACCCCAAGGGCGTCACCCGCGGGGTCGAGCGCGTGGAGGTGGACGGCGCCCGCATGGAGCTCGGGCCCGAGGGCCTCCCGCTGCTCGACGACGGGGCCACACATCGGGTGCGTGTCTGGATGGGCTGA
- a CDS encoding PRC-barrel domain-containing protein, whose product MLMSTKEILGYTILATDGEIGGVSDFLVDEGFKLRYLVIDTGKWLPGKKVALSTAWISSVDPHKQLVVMNIERKRIEEGPEYSEEHVLDREYETLLHAHYQYPPYWL is encoded by the coding sequence ATGCTCATGAGCACGAAAGAGATTCTCGGCTACACGATCCTCGCCACGGATGGCGAGATCGGAGGGGTCTCGGACTTTCTCGTCGACGAAGGCTTCAAGCTCCGCTATCTCGTGATCGACACCGGCAAGTGGCTGCCCGGGAAGAAGGTGGCGCTCTCCACGGCCTGGATCAGCAGCGTGGATCCGCACAAACAACTCGTCGTGATGAACATCGAGCGGAAGCGGATCGAGGAGGGCCCCGAGTACTCGGAGGAGCATGTGCTCGATCGCGAGTACGAGACTCTCTTGCACGCCCACTATCAGTACCCGCCGTACTGGCTCTAG
- a CDS encoding DUF2231 domain-containing protein has translation MTGARIAGHPIHPVLVGIPIGLCTFSVFADIIRLTGLGKPVWFDVALYAIAGGIVGALVAAVPGLVDYMTVTDARVRDLAFAHVIAALFVVAIFGWSLWGRWEGDQGPGPVAISIVGLLLLGVVGWLGGEMVFVHGMGMETAAAPPRAQRKVA, from the coding sequence ATGACCGGTGCGCGCATCGCCGGCCATCCGATCCATCCCGTCCTGGTCGGCATCCCCATCGGACTCTGCACGTTCTCCGTATTTGCGGACATCATCCGGCTCACCGGGCTGGGCAAGCCGGTATGGTTCGACGTGGCCTTGTACGCGATCGCCGGCGGCATCGTGGGCGCCCTCGTGGCCGCGGTCCCAGGCCTGGTGGACTATATGACGGTCACGGATGCCCGGGTCCGCGACCTGGCCTTCGCCCACGTGATCGCCGCGCTGTTCGTGGTGGCCATCTTCGGCTGGAGCCTCTGGGGGCGCTGGGAGGGAGACCAGGGGCCCGGGCCCGTGGCCATCTCGATCGTGGGGCTCCTCCTGCTGGGTGTCGTCGGCTGGCTGGGCGGCGAGATGGTATTCGTCCACGGCATGGGCATGGAAACCGCCGCGGCACCTCCGCGGGCGCAACGAAAGGTGGCCTGA
- a CDS encoding SRPBCC family protein has translation MKGEHEVVAPKVNLGAFERLASIAGGAALMAYGLRRGARGGKSIAWLGGSLFLRGFSGWCALYSVLGIDRSGRGEAMQGNLGVKVEREMVFEEPPEKLYAFWRDFRNLPSIMPHVESVSVYPDGRSHWRVKGPLGRTFEWDARIINDVPNEVIAWRTDEGARVEHAGSVRFERLTGDATLVRVSLQYHPPGGELAHLVTALFGADPGERIQDDLTRLREAMARAHEDRDGMQPATASALGYRAPEAPRPAK, from the coding sequence ATGAAGGGAGAGCACGAAGTGGTGGCGCCCAAGGTGAATCTCGGGGCCTTCGAGCGCCTGGCGTCGATCGCGGGGGGTGCCGCGCTGATGGCCTATGGCCTGCGGCGGGGGGCCCGCGGGGGAAAGAGCATCGCCTGGCTCGGGGGCTCGCTTTTCCTGCGCGGCTTCTCCGGGTGGTGCGCGCTCTACTCCGTGCTCGGCATCGACCGATCCGGGCGCGGAGAGGCCATGCAGGGCAATCTCGGCGTCAAGGTCGAGCGCGAGATGGTGTTCGAGGAGCCGCCGGAGAAGCTCTATGCGTTCTGGCGGGACTTCCGGAACCTCCCGAGCATCATGCCGCACGTCGAGTCCGTGTCGGTCTACCCCGATGGGCGGTCCCACTGGCGCGTGAAAGGACCGCTGGGAAGGACATTCGAGTGGGATGCCCGGATCATCAATGATGTGCCCAACGAGGTGATCGCCTGGCGGACAGACGAGGGCGCCCGTGTGGAGCACGCGGGCTCGGTGCGCTTCGAGCGCCTCACGGGGGACGCGACGCTGGTGCGCGTCTCCCTTCAGTACCACCCGCCGGGGGGCGAGCTCGCGCATCTGGTGACGGCGCTCTTCGGCGCGGATCCCGGCGAGCGCATACAGGACGATCTCACGCGCTTGAGGGAGGCCATGGCGCGCGCGCACGAGGATCGCGACGGGATGCAGCCCGCCACCGCGTCGGCGCTGGGATATCGGGCGCCGGAGGCACCACGCCCCGCCAAGTAA